A single window of Candidatus Flexicrinis affinis DNA harbors:
- a CDS encoding ScyD/ScyE family protein encodes MLRLKIVAIGAALGVLLTGVVGAQSGPSASGLLSPRHIAYDASGTLWIAEAGAGGDVATDGPLGPALAGLTGQVSTLGTDGTQAVYASNLPSMNWGFDEIVGVHAAVPVDDLLYLVVGNGGGDATGSLGRGLVLWDMESESIAVSLDTLAAESALNPDGEIIDSNPMDIAFAPDGTIYLADAGANTVWRVVPGVAELQVFAAWTDNPVPTSVEVDSEGSVYVGFLSGFPHVEGSARVEKWSSSGTLVETISGLTAVVDLAMDSTGLYAVEYGRYGDNGFIPATGQVVRVDPAGTQPVATGLNYPFGLALSPSGVWMVSFDTSFANAPGNGRVGSLEDAAAAGAQVPQIAPTATEEVVPAATAEVSG; translated from the coding sequence ATGCTGCGATTGAAGATAGTCGCGATCGGTGCTGCTCTTGGCGTGCTGCTGACCGGGGTGGTTGGCGCGCAGTCAGGCCCGTCCGCGAGTGGACTGCTCTCGCCGAGGCACATTGCCTACGACGCGTCCGGAACGTTGTGGATCGCCGAGGCTGGGGCTGGTGGAGATGTAGCGACAGACGGGCCCCTCGGGCCCGCGCTTGCCGGGCTTACTGGACAGGTATCGACACTCGGCACCGATGGCACGCAGGCGGTATATGCCAGCAACTTGCCGAGTATGAACTGGGGCTTTGACGAGATCGTCGGTGTGCACGCGGCAGTACCGGTAGACGATCTGCTATACCTCGTTGTTGGCAATGGCGGCGGAGACGCAACGGGATCGTTGGGACGTGGCCTCGTACTGTGGGACATGGAGTCCGAGTCGATCGCCGTTTCGCTGGATACGCTGGCCGCGGAAAGCGCGCTTAACCCAGACGGCGAGATCATCGATAGCAATCCAATGGACATCGCCTTTGCGCCCGACGGCACGATTTACCTGGCAGACGCTGGCGCAAACACGGTTTGGCGTGTCGTACCGGGTGTCGCTGAACTTCAAGTATTCGCTGCTTGGACTGATAATCCCGTGCCGACGTCGGTTGAGGTGGATTCCGAAGGCTCCGTCTATGTCGGCTTCCTGAGCGGTTTCCCGCATGTCGAAGGCAGCGCACGGGTGGAGAAGTGGTCGAGCAGCGGGACGTTGGTCGAAACAATCTCCGGCCTGACGGCGGTTGTCGACCTTGCCATGGACTCGACCGGGTTGTACGCCGTGGAATATGGGCGTTATGGCGACAACGGCTTCATCCCGGCAACAGGACAGGTCGTGCGTGTGGACCCGGCAGGCACCCAACCCGTCGCCACCGGATTGAATTACCCGTTTGGTCTGGCGCTCTCGCCTTCGGGCGTATGGATGGTGTCGTTCGATACGAGCTTCGCCAACGCTCCGGGTAACGGCCGCGTCGGTTCGCTCGAAGATGCGGCCGCGGCTGGTGCGCAGGTGCCTCAGATCGCACCGACCGCCACGGAAGAAGTTGTTCCAGCGGCGACCGCTGAAGTGTCAGGATAG
- a CDS encoding 3-hydroxyacyl-CoA dehydrogenase yields the protein MQLSTIVALVTGGASGLGGATAARLVKSGAKVVIADVNEQVGLTHAQALGSSARFFRVDVTDSGQLQAAVDLAVAEFGGLNALVNCAGIGPAMRTLTKEGPHALDLFERVIRVNLIGTFNAIRLAAAVMAERPANADGERGVIVNTASVAAFDGQIGQAAYSASKGGIVGMTLPIARDLSRVGIRVVTIAPGLFDTPLLAGLPEAARESLGQQVPFPSRLGRPEEYAQMVEAIIANPMLNGETVRLDGALRMAPR from the coding sequence ATGCAGCTTTCAACCATCGTCGCACTCGTTACCGGCGGGGCTTCCGGGCTGGGCGGCGCAACCGCCGCTCGGTTGGTGAAGTCGGGCGCCAAAGTCGTCATCGCTGACGTCAATGAACAGGTGGGCTTGACGCATGCGCAGGCACTCGGCAGCAGTGCGCGCTTTTTTCGCGTCGACGTCACAGACTCCGGTCAACTGCAGGCCGCGGTCGATCTGGCCGTGGCCGAATTCGGCGGCCTCAATGCACTTGTCAACTGCGCGGGAATCGGCCCGGCGATGCGCACCCTGACCAAGGAAGGGCCGCACGCGCTCGATCTCTTCGAGCGGGTAATCCGCGTCAATCTGATCGGGACCTTCAACGCTATCCGGCTTGCCGCTGCCGTCATGGCCGAAAGACCCGCGAACGCCGACGGCGAGCGGGGAGTCATCGTCAACACCGCGTCTGTCGCGGCCTTCGATGGTCAGATTGGGCAGGCGGCATATTCGGCATCCAAGGGCGGAATCGTCGGCATGACGCTGCCGATTGCCCGTGACCTCTCGCGGGTCGGAATACGCGTCGTCACGATCGCACCCGGGTTGTTCGACACGCCGTTGTTGGCCGGACTGCCCGAAGCCGCGCGTGAATCGCTCGGTCAGCAGGTGCCGTTCCCGTCCCGGTTGGGTCGTCCCGAAGAGTACGCGCAGATGGTCGAGGCGATTATCGCCAATCCGATGTTGAACGGCGAGACCGTGCGGCTGGACGGCGCGTTGAGAATGGCGCCACGTTAG
- a CDS encoding dynamin family protein: MADLVSENRLTREYDGLRRREFTVITDLLEVLPNIDGLDPVNAEQARDALFHADNPYLIVFVGSFSSGKSSLINALLGSGDILPVGPIPTTDRISIMRFGEQASRIVSGDIDTVMYPAPILNKVSLVDTPGLESIFQTHESITRRFLHRADTVFYVMLATQAMSASSLQSLQTLRDYGKKVIILVNQSDLLSEDERTAVQKYVTEHSQAQLGLPVPVWMVSAKLGLTAQTEDDEVTWRASGLGQIEQYVDSQLDDAERLRQKLLTPLQIAETAAAHAVAKLKSNQGALDHARSISENVKQQLSAQERDQQQVIRDAVQQVEAQFAEAASRTGLAVSDIFQLNRVVGSVWRGALELVGIARLFRRGKTPEYVVSAFQQREVFAPINGLGPIVDKLGPQLEGRDLKDFDELASYTQREIKGLPAAIQDKVIGTPQAPITYDRKPLQEVRPVLTRSEEDVRKLGSEDFARSARSAVVYLALWELLIVVFGVVIFASGVLGDNGQATLITLVLLLALAMVGLLIMPIVGRAIAARLKTRIFAVQTEYAKALQKAADAQLEYAMRLRRDATAPLTRLVDGQAELHNQQLVRLHAVETELNRLEQDVNKLGRKSLFGLRG; this comes from the coding sequence GTGGCTGATCTAGTAAGCGAAAACCGGCTGACGCGCGAATACGACGGCCTCCGCCGCCGCGAGTTCACCGTAATCACCGACCTGCTCGAGGTCCTACCAAACATCGATGGCCTCGATCCGGTCAACGCCGAACAGGCGCGTGACGCGCTGTTCCATGCCGACAATCCGTACCTAATCGTCTTTGTGGGCTCGTTTAGTTCGGGCAAAAGCAGCCTGATCAACGCGCTGCTTGGCTCCGGCGACATCCTGCCCGTCGGGCCGATCCCGACGACTGACCGAATCAGCATCATGCGCTTCGGGGAGCAGGCGTCACGTATCGTCAGCGGCGACATCGACACCGTTATGTATCCGGCGCCAATCCTCAACAAGGTCAGCCTTGTCGATACGCCGGGGCTGGAGAGCATCTTCCAGACCCACGAGAGTATCACGCGGCGCTTTCTCCACCGCGCGGACACGGTGTTCTATGTCATGCTGGCGACGCAGGCGATGAGTGCCAGCAGTCTGCAATCGCTTCAGACCCTGCGCGATTACGGCAAGAAGGTCATCATCCTCGTCAACCAGAGCGACCTCCTGAGCGAAGACGAGCGCACAGCCGTCCAGAAGTACGTGACGGAACACAGCCAAGCGCAGCTTGGTCTGCCGGTGCCCGTGTGGATGGTGTCCGCCAAGCTTGGCCTTACCGCGCAGACCGAGGACGATGAGGTGACGTGGCGCGCCAGCGGCCTCGGCCAAATCGAGCAGTATGTCGACTCGCAGTTGGACGACGCCGAGCGACTGCGCCAGAAACTGCTCACGCCGCTGCAGATCGCCGAGACAGCTGCCGCCCATGCTGTCGCGAAGTTGAAGTCGAACCAAGGTGCGCTCGATCACGCGCGGTCGATCTCAGAAAACGTCAAGCAGCAGCTTTCTGCACAGGAACGCGACCAGCAGCAAGTCATCCGCGACGCCGTTCAGCAAGTTGAAGCGCAGTTTGCGGAAGCGGCATCGCGCACAGGGTTGGCCGTCAGCGACATCTTTCAGCTCAACCGCGTGGTCGGCTCGGTGTGGCGTGGCGCACTCGAACTGGTCGGTATCGCCCGGCTGTTCCGCCGTGGTAAGACGCCAGAGTACGTCGTCAGCGCGTTCCAGCAGCGCGAAGTCTTCGCGCCGATTAACGGCCTCGGCCCGATCGTCGATAAGCTCGGCCCACAGCTCGAGGGCCGCGACCTAAAGGATTTCGACGAGCTGGCATCCTATACTCAGCGTGAGATCAAGGGGCTGCCGGCCGCGATTCAGGACAAAGTCATTGGCACGCCGCAGGCTCCGATCACGTACGACCGCAAACCGCTGCAAGAAGTCCGTCCCGTTCTCACGCGCTCCGAGGAAGACGTACGCAAGCTGGGTTCCGAGGACTTCGCGCGGTCAGCGCGGAGCGCGGTCGTCTACCTCGCGCTGTGGGAGCTGTTGATCGTCGTGTTCGGAGTGGTGATCTTCGCAAGCGGTGTGCTGGGCGACAACGGTCAAGCTACGCTCATCACGCTGGTTCTGCTGCTTGCGCTGGCGATGGTCGGACTGCTGATCATGCCGATTGTCGGGCGAGCCATCGCGGCGCGCCTCAAGACGCGCATCTTCGCGGTCCAGACCGAGTACGCTAAAGCGCTGCAGAAGGCCGCCGATGCGCAGCTCGAATATGCAATGCGCCTGCGACGGGACGCCACGGCACCCCTGACAAGACTGGTCGATGGACAGGCAGAGTTGCACAATCAGCAGTTGGTTCGGCTGCATGCCGTAGAGACTGAACTGAACCGCTTGGAACAAGACGTCAACAAGCTTGGACGTAAGAGCTTGTTCGGACTGCGAGGCTAA
- a CDS encoding DinB family protein codes for MNPQELNILHMTTALRTQMMEMLTDADLSFQIDGNPTLGQWCREMGDVERMYIESFKTLKMPWGMRSDDPSYESSVAALVAWYAQLDAELDATLNAIPDADFQTKAVDRAGGFMMPLGGQFHTYREALLIHCGKCSVYLRALGKEMPLQWRQWIG; via the coding sequence ATGAACCCGCAAGAACTCAATATCCTGCACATGACGACCGCGCTGCGAACTCAGATGATGGAGATGCTCACCGATGCGGATCTGAGCTTTCAGATCGACGGCAATCCGACATTAGGCCAGTGGTGCCGGGAGATGGGCGATGTCGAGCGCATGTACATCGAATCGTTCAAGACGCTCAAGATGCCGTGGGGAATGCGCTCGGACGACCCGTCGTACGAGTCGAGCGTCGCGGCACTCGTGGCGTGGTACGCGCAGCTCGATGCCGAGCTGGACGCCACGCTCAATGCGATTCCGGATGCAGACTTCCAGACCAAGGCGGTCGATCGTGCCGGGGGCTTCATGATGCCGCTCGGCGGGCAGTTCCACACCTACCGCGAGGCGCTCCTGATTCACTGCGGCAAGTGCAGTGTGTATCTACGAGCGCTCGGCAAAGAGATGCCACTGCAGTGGCGGCAATGGATCGGGTAA
- a CDS encoding LysM peptidoglycan-binding domain-containing protein, with amino-acid sequence MRRLVFVCLLIALLGIAVPAATAQTEQEQVYTVQYGDTLYRISLRFGVSVTAIAQRNNIANINLIYAGQRLVIPGGGGTTPPTQPTSAPGGGTPSVYVVVRGDTLGRIAQRFGTTVSAIAQLNGIANVNLIFVGQRLQIPGGSGGPAPTQPPGQPTAVATVPGGAGLTTFVLGGHIQSYAFVDQMRSAKMTWVKQQLRWNRGDPASVAAGAIQAAHDRGFKILLSVVGYPEQFGGNPQQYYQEFASFLAGVAQLGADGIEVWNEPNIDREWPNGQVNGANYTQMLAAAYNAIKSANGNTVVISGAPSPTGFWGGQCQAAGCDDNIFISQMRNAGAANYMDCVGIHYNEGILPPTARSGDPRGNSGHYTRYYGTMVDLYAGAFPSKPLCFTELGYLSPEGFGPLPGGFAWAADTSVQEQAQWLGDAVRLSRQGGRVRMLIVWNVDFTSYGEDPQAGYAIVRNGQCLACATLAAAMP; translated from the coding sequence ATGCGTCGTCTCGTGTTTGTCTGTCTGCTCATCGCACTTCTCGGAATCGCTGTGCCTGCTGCTACGGCCCAGACCGAGCAGGAACAGGTCTACACGGTGCAATACGGCGACACGCTGTATCGCATCAGCCTGCGTTTCGGCGTATCGGTTACGGCCATCGCCCAACGCAACAATATCGCCAACATCAACCTGATCTATGCCGGTCAGCGGCTGGTTATCCCCGGTGGCGGTGGGACCACGCCCCCAACCCAACCGACCAGCGCGCCGGGCGGTGGCACGCCGTCAGTGTATGTCGTCGTGCGCGGTGACACATTGGGCCGAATCGCCCAGCGCTTCGGCACGACGGTGTCGGCCATCGCGCAGTTGAACGGTATCGCCAACGTCAACCTGATCTTCGTCGGCCAGCGGCTGCAGATTCCGGGTGGTAGTGGCGGACCAGCGCCGACACAGCCCCCCGGTCAGCCCACTGCTGTCGCGACCGTGCCCGGTGGGGCCGGCTTGACGACGTTCGTGCTTGGCGGGCACATCCAAAGCTACGCGTTCGTAGACCAGATGCGCTCTGCGAAGATGACATGGGTCAAGCAGCAGCTTCGTTGGAACCGCGGCGATCCGGCAAGCGTGGCCGCGGGTGCCATTCAGGCGGCCCACGATCGTGGCTTCAAGATTCTGCTTTCGGTCGTCGGCTATCCCGAGCAGTTCGGGGGCAACCCGCAGCAGTACTATCAGGAATTTGCGTCGTTCCTCGCCGGTGTCGCGCAGCTAGGCGCTGACGGCATCGAGGTGTGGAACGAGCCGAACATCGATCGCGAGTGGCCGAACGGACAGGTCAACGGGGCCAATTACACCCAAATGCTCGCCGCGGCCTACAACGCCATCAAGAGCGCCAACGGGAACACGGTGGTGATCAGCGGCGCACCGTCGCCGACCGGGTTCTGGGGTGGGCAGTGCCAGGCGGCTGGCTGCGACGACAACATCTTCATCAGCCAGATGCGCAACGCCGGTGCTGCCAACTACATGGACTGCGTCGGTATTCACTACAATGAAGGTATCCTGCCGCCGACCGCGCGCAGCGGTGACCCGCGTGGAAACTCCGGCCACTACACGCGCTACTACGGCACAATGGTCGACCTGTACGCCGGGGCATTCCCCAGCAAGCCGTTGTGCTTCACCGAACTCGGCTACCTGTCGCCCGAAGGCTTTGGCCCGCTACCCGGCGGATTTGCGTGGGCCGCCGATACGAGCGTGCAGGAACAGGCGCAGTGGTTGGGCGACGCCGTCCGGCTTTCGCGCCAAGGCGGGCGTGTGCGCATGTTGATCGTGTGGAACGTGGACTTCACCTCATACGGCGAAGACCCGCAGGCTGGTTACGCAATCGTGCGCAACGGCCAGTGCCTCGCCTGCGCGACACTCGCTGCCGCGATGCCGTAG
- a CDS encoding metallophosphoesterase family protein: protein MRLAVLSDIHGNLAALNVILEDLAASGPFDVTWCLGDLAAFGPRPLECVDTIRRLGEADEGKTFKVIGGNTDRYLIGGERLRVGAAQDEVELKRLAGELQTRDTMLNWSMGALDWENYKFLRTLLRRELATNVPGYGVVIGFHAVPGDDEAFLTDSTPDELVADYMLDREGRLGIGGHTHRQLNRIAGHWHIVNPGAVGMSFDRPGFAQYAILTFDDGNVSIDLRSLPYDVDAVVQDARTVGHPNPEWLSGKLRPST, encoded by the coding sequence ATGCGGCTTGCCGTGCTGTCCGACATCCATGGAAACCTTGCTGCCCTGAACGTCATTCTGGAAGATCTGGCAGCTAGCGGTCCGTTCGATGTCACGTGGTGTCTGGGCGATCTGGCGGCCTTCGGCCCGCGCCCGCTCGAGTGTGTCGATACCATCCGCCGGCTTGGCGAAGCAGACGAGGGTAAGACATTCAAAGTCATCGGCGGAAACACCGACCGCTATCTGATCGGGGGCGAACGGCTTCGCGTCGGCGCGGCTCAAGACGAAGTCGAACTCAAGCGGCTCGCCGGCGAACTGCAGACGCGAGATACGATGCTGAACTGGTCGATGGGCGCGCTGGACTGGGAGAACTACAAGTTCTTGCGCACCCTCCTGCGTCGGGAGTTAGCGACCAACGTGCCCGGCTACGGCGTCGTGATCGGTTTCCATGCGGTTCCCGGCGACGACGAAGCATTCCTCACCGATTCGACGCCGGACGAACTCGTCGCCGACTACATGCTTGACCGCGAAGGCCGGCTCGGCATCGGCGGGCATACGCACCGCCAGCTGAACCGCATCGCCGGACATTGGCACATCGTGAACCCGGGCGCAGTTGGGATGTCCTTCGATCGGCCCGGCTTTGCACAATACGCCATCCTAACGTTCGATGACGGCAATGTGTCGATTGACCTGAGAAGTCTGCCCTACGACGTCGACGCGGTCGTACAGGACGCGCGCACGGTCGGGCATCCGAATCCGGAGTGGCTGTCGGGCAAACTGCGGCCCAGCACATAG
- a CDS encoding dynamin family protein: MVQMTPVGTGALEALREQTIHLLTDIAAALSGLNDGAQADRTRLQDMASDLREAFFLVAIIGEFNAGKSTFINALLGEPLLPMGITPTTEAIELVRYGSQAVRVPTVRQDSSTREWSHPNTGGPGVALVDTPGTGSVFQRHETTAKSFLHRSDLVIFVLSAKRALADAERLYLDLAMQYGKKIILVVNQIDLLDPNERETVRRFIEQQVKQHLNLAPLIFMVSAKDALAGADGGMGAVKAHLRGVLAQTPPAQQKLLAQLDTAAQVVRRYVRQLEDKYDAVSADSTRAKTIRSELEQQSISLADPLKSARLEIDKVFLALRERGMAFIDANLNVRLFGGAPSKERLQTEFHDQVLGRASRDISDAASAYVNALVDNSRVYWRGVIDRLNRLKDVLEGEVVGFDATTYAQQREGLDEAIRIAETELKSYESGQVIGDMHRLFESNLSGLRNSLLSAFGGLVVLLLGLAGGALPGGVAAAPLAIPAVIAGAVLALPGSLLMIRYLRRIAVETKQDFNHRIDRLQKTYHAALDDLTSKERSRLAQYGMQVLTPIFSRLETIATQSKERLEKFRTFDQRIVVLKSTVEAESAP; encoded by the coding sequence ATGGTGCAAATGACCCCGGTGGGAACCGGCGCGCTCGAAGCGCTTCGTGAACAGACGATTCACCTGCTGACGGACATCGCTGCCGCGCTCTCCGGACTCAACGACGGCGCGCAGGCTGACCGGACGCGATTGCAGGATATGGCATCCGACCTGCGCGAGGCGTTCTTCCTCGTCGCTATCATCGGCGAATTCAACGCGGGTAAGTCCACGTTCATCAACGCGCTTCTGGGCGAGCCGCTGCTGCCGATGGGGATCACGCCCACCACCGAGGCGATTGAGTTGGTGCGGTACGGATCGCAGGCCGTTCGCGTCCCGACGGTTCGGCAGGACAGCAGCACCCGTGAATGGTCGCACCCGAACACCGGCGGACCGGGTGTCGCGTTGGTCGATACGCCGGGGACGGGTTCGGTATTCCAACGGCACGAGACGACTGCGAAGTCGTTCCTGCACCGTTCCGATCTGGTGATCTTCGTCCTGTCGGCAAAGCGCGCGCTGGCGGACGCGGAGCGCCTCTACCTCGACCTTGCCATGCAGTACGGCAAGAAGATCATCCTTGTCGTGAATCAGATTGATCTGCTAGATCCAAACGAACGGGAGACGGTCCGCCGGTTCATCGAGCAGCAGGTCAAGCAGCACCTGAACCTTGCCCCGCTGATCTTCATGGTGAGCGCCAAGGATGCGCTTGCCGGTGCTGACGGCGGCATGGGGGCGGTCAAGGCGCATCTACGCGGCGTGCTGGCCCAGACGCCGCCGGCCCAGCAGAAGCTGCTTGCGCAGTTGGACACCGCGGCGCAAGTCGTTCGTCGCTACGTCCGGCAGCTCGAAGACAAGTACGATGCCGTGAGCGCGGACTCGACGCGGGCAAAGACGATCCGCAGCGAGCTAGAACAGCAATCCATCTCTCTTGCCGATCCTCTGAAGTCTGCACGCCTCGAGATCGACAAGGTGTTTCTGGCCCTGCGCGAACGGGGAATGGCATTCATCGATGCGAACCTCAACGTGCGCCTATTCGGCGGGGCACCCAGCAAGGAACGCCTTCAGACGGAGTTTCACGATCAGGTCTTGGGCCGTGCCTCGCGCGACATCAGCGACGCGGCGTCCGCCTACGTTAACGCGCTCGTCGACAACAGCCGCGTGTACTGGCGCGGCGTGATCGACCGGCTCAACCGCCTCAAGGATGTTCTGGAGGGCGAGGTTGTGGGCTTCGACGCGACGACCTACGCGCAGCAGCGAGAGGGACTGGACGAAGCCATTCGGATCGCCGAGACCGAGCTGAAGTCGTACGAGTCCGGGCAGGTGATCGGCGATATGCACCGGCTGTTCGAGTCGAACCTGTCGGGTCTGCGCAACAGCCTGCTCAGCGCGTTTGGCGGCCTCGTCGTGCTGCTGCTTGGTCTGGCGGGCGGGGCGCTGCCCGGCGGTGTGGCTGCGGCGCCGCTGGCGATACCCGCCGTGATCGCCGGCGCGGTGCTCGCGCTTCCCGGCAGCCTGCTGATGATCCGCTATTTGCGGCGCATTGCCGTCGAGACGAAGCAGGACTTCAACCACCGAATCGACCGGCTGCAAAAGACCTATCACGCGGCGCTTGACGACCTCACCAGCAAGGAACGGTCGCGCCTTGCTCAGTACGGCATGCAGGTGCTGACGCCCATTTTCAGCCGGCTTGAAACGATTGCGACACAAAGTAAGGAACGGCTTGAGAAGTTCCGTACGTTTGACCAACGCATCGTTGTGCTGAAGAGCACCGTTGAGGCGGAATCCGCACCCTAA
- a CDS encoding YceI family protein: MLKRPVPLWVLIVAVLIALGVGSVGGVLGYTYFVGGSGEASRDVSAEGGDSSAAPGATTFVLSPENSQVSFTLLEDLRGVRTTVVGTTNQVGGTISVDLANPENSSVGPIEINLRTLATDNEFRNRAIRAEILESARTEYEFTTFTPTAISGLPERVSVGDTFTFTVTGDLPIRQITNSVTFDVTITLVSETELTGSAEATVLRSAYNLQIPTVPGVANVTDDVLLQIRFAAAAQAPAES, from the coding sequence ATGCTCAAGCGCCCTGTCCCACTATGGGTACTTATCGTCGCCGTGCTGATTGCGTTAGGGGTCGGCTCGGTTGGCGGAGTACTGGGCTACACCTACTTTGTCGGCGGATCGGGCGAGGCCAGCCGCGACGTTAGCGCTGAGGGTGGCGATAGTTCGGCCGCCCCGGGCGCGACGACGTTTGTGCTCTCGCCTGAGAACTCTCAGGTGAGCTTCACACTGCTCGAGGACTTGCGCGGCGTGCGGACGACGGTCGTTGGCACGACTAACCAAGTCGGCGGAACGATCTCGGTCGACCTTGCGAATCCAGAAAATTCGTCGGTGGGTCCGATCGAAATCAATTTGCGCACGCTGGCGACCGACAACGAGTTTCGCAACCGCGCGATTCGGGCAGAAATCCTCGAATCGGCCCGCACCGAGTACGAGTTCACGACTTTTACGCCGACAGCGATTAGCGGCTTGCCTGAACGGGTCAGCGTGGGCGATACGTTTACGTTTACCGTTACAGGCGATCTGCCGATTCGCCAGATCACCAACTCGGTGACGTTTGATGTGACCATAACTTTGGTCTCGGAAACCGAGCTGACCGGATCAGCAGAGGCAACCGTCCTGCGCAGCGCGTACAACCTGCAAATCCCGACCGTGCCGGGCGTAGCGAACGTCACGGACGACGTGCTGCTGCAAATCCGCTTCGCCGCTGCGGCGCAGGCCCCTGCCGAGAGTTAG
- a CDS encoding DUF389 domain-containing protein, with translation MARPARLQRLKRVLVPVSDPKTAPSLLRAAASLVTYDKGELVAVTIGGENTEDDSELRDELTPAISELREQGWSIRFVSRLNSSVTRGILDLAREIRADAILVGQRRDRKGAFDLSTIVEGLLTAAPCDVLIYQPAKSADVKRIVMLMNGASAGRAATAVGAQLAEQRGIPAEAVFAVKGSDLRDSAQSALDRVLAELENGTHVEGKVVEAENTAKAILARSDEHALLVTGVIDRPGDPDQWFDKSVGEILADADGPVLVTTSLRRLSAPVLSRWFASRVAWLRPLMTRPEREEVLSISDSASRPSLDYVVLIVISAMIATLGLLLDSSAVVIGAMLIAPLMQPLIATAAGFAAPRFPTALHGLWTLVVGIAAALLVAGLLGVLTATTVPTQEMLNRGAPSLPDAFVALASGFIGAYAMARKDIPSAAVGVAIAASLMPPLCTVGLAAVMGESALASGAALLFFVNIVCIVSSTALVLTWLGMAQGKRERQFARVSLAVLASLSIFAIYQIVILTQSQQEDEEVAQLLRDGLAPAEVVDIETTEGDTLEFLVTLRVDSDQPLPDADQLLTPLTELSGQPVVLRLIPEYVYTVR, from the coding sequence ATGGCGCGCCCAGCCCGTCTTCAGCGGCTCAAGCGAGTACTCGTTCCGGTATCCGATCCTAAGACCGCACCGAGCTTGCTTCGCGCCGCCGCGTCGCTCGTAACGTACGACAAAGGGGAGCTCGTCGCCGTTACGATTGGCGGAGAAAACACAGAGGACGATTCGGAACTACGGGACGAGTTGACGCCCGCGATCAGCGAACTGCGCGAACAGGGATGGTCAATCCGTTTTGTGTCGCGCCTCAATTCGAGCGTGACCCGTGGCATCCTCGACCTTGCACGTGAAATTCGGGCCGATGCGATCCTCGTCGGACAGCGACGCGATCGGAAAGGAGCGTTCGACCTGTCGACGATAGTGGAGGGGCTGCTCACCGCGGCGCCTTGTGACGTACTGATCTACCAACCGGCGAAGTCGGCAGACGTCAAACGCATCGTGATGTTGATGAACGGCGCATCCGCCGGGCGCGCTGCCACCGCGGTCGGTGCGCAGTTGGCCGAGCAGCGCGGGATCCCGGCCGAAGCCGTGTTCGCGGTGAAGGGTTCAGATCTGCGGGACTCGGCACAGTCGGCGCTCGATCGAGTGTTGGCGGAACTTGAGAACGGAACGCACGTGGAGGGCAAGGTCGTCGAAGCGGAGAACACGGCCAAAGCGATCCTTGCACGTTCCGACGAGCACGCACTGCTGGTCACCGGTGTCATCGATCGACCGGGCGACCCCGATCAGTGGTTTGATAAGTCCGTAGGCGAAATCCTTGCAGATGCCGACGGACCCGTGCTCGTCACGACCAGCCTCAGGCGGCTAAGCGCGCCCGTGCTGTCACGCTGGTTCGCGTCACGGGTGGCATGGCTGCGCCCGCTGATGACCCGCCCGGAGCGCGAGGAGGTACTGTCGATCAGCGACAGCGCATCGCGGCCGTCGCTGGACTACGTCGTGCTGATCGTGATCTCTGCGATGATTGCGACGCTCGGCCTCCTGCTCGATAGCTCAGCCGTTGTTATCGGTGCGATGCTGATTGCGCCCTTGATGCAGCCCCTTATTGCAACCGCCGCCGGGTTCGCGGCCCCTCGCTTTCCCACCGCGCTGCATGGTCTTTGGACGCTCGTCGTCGGCATTGCCGCAGCCTTGCTTGTCGCGGGCTTGCTCGGCGTGCTCACGGCGACGACCGTACCTACGCAAGAGATGCTCAACCGGGGGGCGCCGTCGCTGCCGGACGCATTCGTCGCGTTGGCGTCCGGATTCATCGGGGCGTACGCGATGGCCCGTAAGGACATTCCCTCTGCGGCTGTCGGTGTTGCGATCGCCGCGTCGTTGATGCCGCCGCTATGTACGGTGGGCCTTGCCGCGGTCATGGGCGAGTCGGCTCTGGCGTCCGGTGCGGCCCTGTTGTTCTTCGTCAACATCGTGTGCATCGTATCGTCCACGGCCCTCGTGCTGACATGGCTCGGTATGGCGCAAGGCAAGCGTGAACGTCAATTCGCGCGCGTGTCGCTGGCGGTGCTGGCGTCGCTGTCGATTTTTGCGATCTATCAGATCGTGATCTTGACGCAGTCGCAGCAGGAGGACGAGGAAGTTGCGCAGCTTCTGCGCGACGGCCTTGCTCCGGCTGAGGTGGTAGACATCGAGACGACCGAAGGCGATACGCTTGAGTTCCTCGTGACGCTGCGTGTCGATTCCGATCAGCCGCTGCCCGACGCGGACCAACTTCTGACACCGCTCACGGAGCTCTCCGGGCAGCCGGTCGTGCTGCGCCTAATTCCCGAATACGTCTATACGGTTCGGTAG